In [Chlorobium] sp. 445, the following proteins share a genomic window:
- a CDS encoding UDP-N-acetylglucosamine 2-epimerase (non-hydrolyzing) has protein sequence MRKLILVAGARPNFMKIAPLHRELQKSRNYHSIILHTGQHYDEKMSKVFFEDLELPQPDIYLGVGSGSHAEQTAKIMVEFEKVLQKEVPDMVIVVGDVNSTLACSIVAAKMLVPVAHVEAGLRSGDRTMPEEINRIVTDSISDVLFVSEPSGLHNLINEGVPEEKIFYVGNIMIDSLVWHIDKANNSKILEELGLSPKSYTLVTLHRPSNVDEKESLEKILRIFEAIATKSKVVFPIHPRTRKMLESFGLMEKAQAISALKLIEPQGYIEFLKLMKEASLVLTDSGGVQEETTVLGVPCLTMRENTERPITIEVGTNLLVGTDEDEVRRAALKTLSGHVKRGKIPEKWDGRTAERIVKHLNEIFSTW, from the coding sequence TTGCGAAAACTGATTTTAGTTGCAGGCGCGCGGCCTAACTTTATGAAAATTGCACCCTTGCACCGCGAACTGCAAAAATCTCGAAACTATCACTCCATCATTCTCCACACAGGGCAGCACTATGATGAAAAAATGTCCAAAGTCTTCTTCGAAGACCTTGAGCTGCCGCAACCTGATATTTACTTGGGCGTAGGCTCAGGCTCGCACGCCGAACAGACTGCAAAGATAATGGTCGAATTCGAAAAAGTGCTGCAAAAAGAAGTCCCCGATATGGTAATTGTGGTCGGCGATGTCAATTCTACCTTAGCCTGTTCTATCGTTGCAGCAAAGATGCTGGTGCCAGTTGCACATGTCGAGGCGGGACTGCGTAGCGGCGATCGAACCATGCCCGAAGAAATTAACCGCATTGTTACCGACAGCATTTCGGATGTGCTTTTTGTCAGCGAGCCTTCTGGGCTACATAACCTAATCAATGAAGGTGTGCCCGAGGAAAAAATTTTCTATGTGGGCAACATTATGATCGATAGCCTTGTCTGGCACATCGATAAAGCAAACAACTCCAAAATTCTTGAAGAATTAGGACTTTCACCCAAAAGTTATACGCTGGTTACCCTGCATCGCCCAAGCAATGTTGATGAAAAAGAGAGCCTTGAGAAAATCCTGCGAATCTTTGAGGCTATTGCAACGAAGTCAAAAGTTGTATTCCCGATTCACCCGCGTACGCGCAAGATGCTTGAGTCTTTCGGACTGATGGAAAAAGCGCAAGCTATCTCGGCGCTGAAACTCATTGAGCCACAAGGCTACATTGAGTTTTTGAAACTCATGAAAGAAGCATCGCTTGTGCTGACAGACTCAGGTGGCGTGCAGGAAGAGACCACTGTGCTCGGAGTGCCTTGCCTAACGATGCGTGAAAATACCGAGCGCCCGATTACAATTGAAGTTGGTACGAATTTGCTCGTTGGCACCGATGAAGATGAAGTGCGTCGGGCTGCACTCAAGACGCTGAGCGGACATGTCAAACGTGGTAAAATTCCGGAAAAGTGGGATGGGCGCACCGCAGAGCGAATTGTCAAACATCTCAATGAGATTTTTTCAACTTGGTAG
- a CDS encoding glycerophosphodiester phosphodiesterase encodes MPHVAPTSEARQTKLFDFDLQGHRGARGLAPENTIPAFLKALEYGVNTLECDVVVSKDKRIVISHEPWFSHEISTAPDGTPVDATTEKHFNIYEMTYDEILRFDVGKRGHARFPRQQPMPAVKPLLSEMFREVESYCSKHKLPPVRFNIEIKSTPEGDGKFHPAPEEFAELLYKEIHQAGMIARTTVQSFDVRALQAMRKIDSTLSLALLVENALTLNENLWRLGFTPEIYSPYYRLVNAELVKELRTRRIKLIPWTVNELEEMKRLLELGVDGLITDYPDIASTIHKN; translated from the coding sequence ATGCCACACGTCGCTCCCACATCTGAAGCAAGGCAGACTAAACTGTTCGATTTCGATCTGCAAGGTCATCGTGGCGCACGCGGTCTTGCGCCTGAAAACACAATCCCTGCTTTTCTTAAAGCGTTGGAGTATGGCGTAAATACCTTGGAGTGCGATGTCGTAGTCTCCAAAGATAAGCGCATTGTAATCTCGCATGAGCCATGGTTCTCGCATGAAATTAGCACTGCCCCTGATGGCACTCCAGTTGATGCGACCACGGAAAAGCACTTTAACATTTATGAGATGACCTACGACGAAATTCTACGATTTGATGTCGGCAAACGCGGGCATGCGCGTTTCCCAAGACAACAGCCCATGCCCGCTGTAAAGCCCTTACTTTCAGAGATGTTCCGCGAAGTAGAATCCTATTGCAGCAAACATAAACTCCCACCTGTGCGCTTCAACATTGAGATAAAATCTACCCCTGAAGGTGATGGCAAATTTCACCCTGCACCTGAAGAATTTGCAGAACTGCTCTACAAAGAAATCCACCAAGCAGGAATGATTGCACGTACAACCGTGCAATCCTTCGATGTGCGTGCTCTACAAGCCATGCGCAAAATTGACTCCACGCTCTCACTTGCCTTACTTGTCGAAAATGCCCTGACGCTCAATGAAAATCTTTGGAGGTTAGGCTTTACCCCCGAGATTTACAGCCCCTACTATCGTCTTGTCAATGCTGAGCTTGTCAAAGAATTACGCACACGACGCATCAAGCTAATCCCTTGGACGGTCAATGAGCTGGAAGAGATGAAGCGCTTGCTAGAGCTTGGTGTAGATGGACTTATCACAGATTACCCCGACATTGCCAGTACTATTCATAAAAACTAA
- a CDS encoding methyltransferase type 11 has translation MLLDDLPKEAFRRQDESPDELFYSVPRFVTHIDDGAIAAVTQLYREYFPPHSAILDLMSSWVSHLPDDVPYRRVVGLGMNRQELAANPRLAEFVVQNLNVNHVLPFKDSEFDGAAICVSIDYLTNPVAVLREVGRVLKPDAPLVITFSNRCFPTKAILIWLYTDDLQHQHLVKSFLERAGNWHRIQMLDRSPQFGDPLYAVVARRLPS, from the coding sequence ATGCTGTTAGACGATTTACCCAAAGAAGCATTTCGCCGTCAAGATGAATCGCCAGATGAACTTTTCTACAGTGTGCCGCGCTTTGTTACGCATATTGATGATGGCGCTATTGCTGCTGTAACGCAACTCTATCGCGAATACTTTCCACCTCACTCAGCGATTTTAGATTTGATGAGCAGCTGGGTGAGTCACTTGCCCGATGACGTGCCGTATCGGCGCGTGGTTGGCTTGGGCATGAACCGTCAAGAACTTGCCGCAAATCCACGTCTTGCTGAATTTGTAGTGCAAAACCTAAACGTCAATCATGTTTTACCATTTAAGGACAGCGAATTTGATGGGGCTGCAATTTGTGTCTCAATTGATTATCTGACCAACCCCGTTGCGGTGCTGCGTGAAGTCGGACGCGTGCTCAAGCCTGACGCCCCGCTGGTAATTACCTTCTCTAATCGATGTTTTCCAACCAAAGCTATTCTTATCTGGCTCTATACTGACGACTTACAGCATCAGCACCTTGTCAAGAGTTTTTTGGAGCGTGCAGGGAACTGGCATCGAATTCAAATGCTGGACCGGAGCCCGCAGTTTGGCGACCCGCTCTATGCTGTGGTTGCGCGCCGTCTACCAAGTTGA
- a CDS encoding carotenoid 1,2-hydratase — protein MQRYLLLLSLSFILFFSFVIITACQQRNAFEYASPAYTLSLPKDHASHHAYRTEWWYYTGHLTSKEGRQFGYQLTFFRTALSLEDAKASDDASRKHVYFAHFAVTDEDTRQFYFKEKQSRGAFGEANAEEDYYKVFIGNWSVQDVGKYMLLQAESDSLSLVLILEALKPAVLHGEKGYSQKGESPQNASMYYSYTRLKSTGALTLNGTRYTVEGESWKDHEFGTSQLDKNSIGWDWFSMQFSDSTELMVYTLRQADGSIGRFSSGTFVAADGSTQHLTKDDFNLEVLELYSSKKSGATYPAKWKLSIPKLDLQVTITPTVQDQELLTQESTRITYWEGSVRLTGTRGKNTLTGKGYVELTGYAKALNF, from the coding sequence ATGCAGCGATACTTGCTTTTGCTCTCGCTTAGTTTTATACTTTTTTTCTCGTTTGTCATCATTACAGCTTGTCAGCAGCGTAACGCGTTTGAGTATGCTTCACCTGCTTACACACTTTCACTGCCAAAAGACCATGCCTCGCATCATGCCTATCGAACAGAGTGGTGGTATTACACTGGTCATCTAACTTCGAAAGAAGGACGTCAGTTTGGCTATCAACTGACCTTTTTCCGCACCGCACTCTCACTTGAAGATGCAAAAGCCAGTGATGACGCTTCACGCAAGCATGTTTACTTTGCACATTTTGCTGTTACTGATGAAGACACTCGCCAGTTTTATTTCAAGGAAAAACAGTCGCGAGGCGCTTTCGGGGAAGCAAATGCCGAAGAAGACTACTACAAAGTCTTCATTGGCAATTGGTCTGTGCAAGATGTCGGAAAGTATATGCTCCTGCAAGCTGAAAGTGATTCGCTCTCACTTGTCTTGATTCTCGAAGCACTCAAACCTGCGGTGCTACACGGCGAAAAAGGCTACTCGCAAAAAGGTGAATCGCCGCAAAATGCTTCGATGTACTACTCCTACACGCGCCTGAAATCTACGGGTGCGCTTACGCTCAACGGCACGCGCTACACCGTCGAGGGTGAGAGTTGGAAAGATCACGAATTTGGCACCTCACAGTTAGATAAAAACTCCATTGGCTGGGATTGGTTTTCGATGCAATTTTCTGACAGCACCGAGCTTATGGTCTATACCCTGCGTCAAGCTGATGGCAGCATTGGTCGATTTTCAAGTGGTACATTTGTTGCCGCTGATGGCTCAACGCAACATTTGACAAAAGACGATTTTAATCTCGAGGTTTTAGAGCTATACAGCTCTAAAAAGTCTGGCGCTACTTACCCAGCGAAGTGGAAGCTCAGTATACCGAAACTGGATTTGCAAGTAACAATTACGCCGACTGTGCAAGATCAAGAATTGCTCACACAAGAATCCACGCGCATCACGTATTGGGAAGGCAGTGTCAGACTTACAGGCACACGCGGGAAAAACACACTTACTGGCAAAGGCTATGTGGAACTTACAGGCTATGCTAAAGCGCTGAACTTTTAG